In sulfur-oxidizing endosymbiont of Gigantopelta aegis, a single window of DNA contains:
- a CDS encoding glutathione peroxidase has protein sequence MLENREGQDVPAVTFKTRQNSEWVDVTSSDLFDNKRVIVFALPGAFTPTCSSSHLPRYNELFPVFKDNGIDDIYCLSVNDTFVMNAWQDDQSAEKLTMIPDGNGEFSKGMGMLVDKRDLGFGDRSWRYAMIVDNGIIEKMFIEPEVDGDPFGVSDADTLLKHLNPDAKALPTVSIITRKGCPHCTRAKELLASKGLPYEEVELNQEVTNISLSAITGAHTTPQVFIDGKLIGTADDLESYFA, from the coding sequence ATGTTAGAGAATCGCGAAGGCCAAGACGTACCAGCAGTTACTTTTAAAACCCGTCAAAACAGTGAGTGGGTTGATGTGACCAGCAGTGACTTATTTGATAACAAGCGAGTGATTGTTTTTGCTCTACCCGGTGCATTCACTCCGACTTGTTCATCTAGCCATTTACCACGCTACAATGAATTGTTTCCAGTTTTTAAAGACAATGGTATTGATGATATTTATTGTTTATCGGTTAATGATACCTTTGTGATGAATGCTTGGCAGGATGATCAGAGTGCCGAAAAACTCACCATGATCCCTGATGGCAATGGCGAATTCTCAAAAGGCATGGGTATGCTGGTTGATAAGCGTGACCTGGGCTTCGGTGACCGCTCATGGCGTTATGCGATGATTGTTGATAATGGCATCATCGAAAAAATGTTTATTGAGCCAGAAGTAGACGGCGACCCGTTTGGCGTTTCTGATGCGGATACTTTGTTAAAGCACTTGAACCCAGATGCGAAGGCACTACCAACAGTGAGCATTATCACGCGTAAGGGCTGCCCACATTGTACGCGTGCTAAAGAATTATTAGCTAGCAAGGGTCTACCTTATGAAGAAGTTGAACTAAATCAGGAAGTGACTAATATTTCTTTGTCAGCCATCACGGGTGCTCATACCACACCTCAGGTGTTTATTGATGGCAAATTGATTGGTACAGCAGATGATTTAGAAAGCTATTTTGCTTAA
- a CDS encoding hydrogen peroxide-inducible genes activator, translating to MRLPSLKHLHYLINVHKYQHFGDAAKACFVSQSTLSSGIAALENVLGVRLIERDNKKILFTPLAEEVVQQAQHILLSVEDLTEQVQSFSRPFGGTLKLGVIPTIAPFLIPQILMMIKQEFPELKVFVREAQSATVLQQLNEGTLDLVLLAMPYPSTGVVMKSFYEDRFYFAQHKDSQLNRQTKTESLNADYSNLEDHSLLLLEDGHCLRDHALSACHLQRSEKINEFAASSLHTLVQMVNNDLGVTFLPEMAIASGILNNTDIVTSPLADTTNDYREIGFAWRIQSNRTEEFEQLYKLVKKQISHFLPAPFREKSKVTK from the coding sequence ATGCGCCTACCCAGTCTAAAGCACCTGCATTATTTAATTAATGTTCATAAATATCAACACTTTGGAGATGCGGCCAAGGCTTGTTTTGTTAGCCAGTCAACACTCAGTAGTGGTATTGCAGCGCTGGAAAACGTCTTAGGTGTACGTCTCATTGAGCGGGATAATAAAAAAATATTATTCACTCCCCTGGCAGAGGAGGTGGTCCAGCAGGCTCAGCACATCTTATTAAGCGTAGAAGACTTAACTGAGCAAGTACAGTCCTTTTCCCGCCCCTTTGGTGGTACCTTGAAGCTGGGCGTGATACCCACCATTGCCCCGTTTCTCATTCCACAAATACTGATGATGATCAAGCAGGAGTTTCCTGAGTTAAAGGTTTTCGTCCGTGAAGCGCAAAGCGCTACGGTGTTACAACAACTCAACGAAGGCACACTGGATTTGGTCTTACTTGCCATGCCCTACCCATCAACTGGCGTAGTCATGAAAAGTTTTTATGAAGATCGCTTTTATTTTGCCCAGCATAAAGATTCGCAACTTAACCGCCAAACCAAAACTGAGTCACTCAATGCAGATTATTCCAATTTAGAAGATCATAGCCTGCTATTGCTAGAAGATGGACATTGCCTACGTGATCATGCTTTATCCGCTTGTCATCTACAACGAAGTGAAAAAATAAATGAGTTTGCAGCCAGTAGTTTGCATACTTTGGTGCAGATGGTTAATAACGATTTGGGCGTTACTTTTTTACCTGAAATGGCCATTGCCTCAGGTATTTTAAACAATACTGATATCGTTACCAGTCCACTGGCGGACACTACTAACGACTATCGTGAGATTGGTTTTGCCTGGCGCATTCAATCTAATCGAACCGAAGAATTTGAACAACTATATAAGCTGGTTAAAAAACAAATTAGCCATTTTTTGCCCGCTCCATTTAGGGAAAAGTCAAAGGTGACAAAGTAA